AACGCGTATTAGCCACCAACGCCACCTGCGTCTCCGCCGTCCAAGTCACCTCAAACTGCCCCGCCTCGTTGCGGACATACATACCCTGCTGATCGCGCGGAATGATGAGGCCGGAGAGCTCCGTCACCGGCTGGGCACACACCAGCGGACTCACCCAACCCAGTTGGATTGAAAATAGAAGGCCCCTTAGGAAACGTAAATTAAGCATCACAACAAGCCGCAGGATGTCGCACCTACTTCACCTTCGTCACATACGCATAAAACGCGCCCATGGGCACGCCTTTGGCGTCGGTGAACTTGGCCCATAGCTCGTCGCGGCCGGGCTTGAGCTTGAGGTTGAAGGTGACGCTTTTGGCGTTGGGCTTCACGGGCAGGGTGAGTTTTTGGCCGCCCAGCTTGAGGTGGGCCTTAACGGCGGCAAAGGGTTTGCCGTCCACGGCGCGAAACGGGGTGACG
Above is a window of Limisphaerales bacterium DNA encoding:
- a CDS encoding N-acetylgalactosamine-4-sulfatase, giving the protein VKTAGDYTVELRRWPKEADAAITASMKAGADVPGVTPFRAVDGKPFAAVKAHLKLGGQKLTLPVKPNAKSVTFNLKLKPGRDELWAKFTDAKGVPMGAFYAYVTKVK